In Archocentrus centrarchus isolate MPI-CPG fArcCen1 chromosome 16, fArcCen1, whole genome shotgun sequence, a single window of DNA contains:
- the LOC115794639 gene encoding beta-1,4-galactosyltransferase 3, which translates to MISIQSKWRYLFMFLGIQLVVMALLSREGYQKRVTYFIRIFRKPDATGFSGRNHTISTIIGGDVYANLSHLPKAHSHGDDMPYCPKTSPLIGGPIHVSFPSRLSLAEVQRKNPLVVRGGRYRPPNCVARHRTAIIIPHRHREHHLKFLLYYLHPFLQRQQLNYGIYVIHQAGNYTFNRAKLMNAGLREAMREEDWDCLFFHDVDLIPEDDRNTYVCDSNPKHAAVAMDKFGYKLPYKMYFGGVSALTPLQYLKMNGFPNNYWGWGGEDDDIGIRVSLAGMYITRPSVKVGRYKMIKHKLDKGNDVNPKRFNMLAKTRQTWRLDGMNTVEYEVISREYLPLYTNITVNIGTEAGLHPPRSPPKRKRD; encoded by the exons ATGATCAGTATTCAGTCCAAATGGCGTTACCTTTTCATGTTCCTGGGCATCCAGCTGGTGGTCATGGCGCTACTGTCCCGAGAGGGATACCAGAAGAGGGTTACATACTTCATCCGCATCTTCCGCAAGCCAGATGCCACTGGTTTTTCAGGCCGCAACCACACAATATCCACCATCATCGGAGGGGACGTGTACGCCAACCTCTCCCACTTGCCCAAAGCTCACAGCCATGGAGATGACATGCCCTACTGTCCCAAGACATCCCCTTTGATAG GAGGGCCGATCCACGTCAGCTTCCCATCACGTCTCAGTCTGGCTGAGGTCCAGAGAAAGAACCCGCTGGTGGTGCGTGGTGGACGATACAGGCCGCCGAACTGTGTGGCGAGACATCGAACGGCTATAATCATTccccacagacacagagagcatCACCTCAAGTTCCTGCTCTACTACCTGCATCCTTTCTTGCAGCGGCAGCAGCTCAACTATGGAATTTACGTCATCCACCAG GCTGGAAACTACACCTTTAACAGAGCCAAGCTGATGAATGCCGGTTTGCGGGAGGCCATGAGGGAGGAGGACTGGGACTGTCTGTTCTTCCATGATGTGGACCTCATTCCAGAAGATGACCGGAACACGTACGTCTGCGACTCCAACCCCAAACACGCGGCTGTCGCCATGGACAAGTTCGGCTACAA GCTTCCGTATAAGATGTATTTCGGAGGCGTGTCGGCTCTGACACCACTGCAGTACCTCAAAATGAACGGCTTTCCCAACAACTACTGGGGCTGGGGCGGCGAGGACGATGATATTGGAATCAG AGTGTCTCTGGCTGGGATGTACATCACTCGTCCTTCAGTGAAGGTGGGCCGGTACAAGATGATTAAACACAAGCTGGACAAAGGCAACGATGTGAACCCAAAGAG GTTCAACATGCTCGCTAAGACGCGTCAGACCTGGAGGCTGGATGGGATGAACACAGTTGAATATGAGGTGATCTCACGGGAGTACCTGCCCCTCTACACCAACATCACGGTTAACATCGGCACAGAGGCCGGCCTGCACCCGCCACGTTCCCCCCCAAAGCGGAAACGTGACTGA